One genomic segment of Sminthopsis crassicaudata isolate SCR6 chromosome 2, ASM4859323v1, whole genome shotgun sequence includes these proteins:
- the LOC141555877 gene encoding olfactory receptor 11H6-like, whose product MNPYHLFGSTNSMVEQWAKYSIRGGHPDAQRPLGLLGLNISEGSRVTEFILLSFPCPREMQILLFGVFTLTYALTLVGNGSIICAVKLDQHLHTPMYILLAHFSFLEICYVNTTVPNMLANFLSETKTISFTACFLQFYFFFSTGVTEPFFLSLMAFDRYLAICQPLHYPTIMTGRFCIKLVLFCWVTGFLCFPIPIYFMSQLPFCGPNVIDHFICDPGPLISLICIHAPGIELSFSIIPSLAIFLTFPFILGSYTLVFRAVLRVPSEAGRKKAFSTCGSHLTVVSLFFGTVLVMYITPTSGHITTTKKIITLFYSVFTPLVNPLIYSLRNKEMKTALRKVQMSMKILLSK is encoded by the exons ATGAATCCCTACCATTTATTTGGATCAACTAACTCCATGGTAGAACAGTGGGCAAAATACTCTATCAGAGGAGGCCATCCAGATGCTCAAAGGCCACTAG GTCTATTAGGCTTGAATATATCTGAAGGAAGCAGAGTGACTGAATTCATCCTTCTGAGTTTCCCATGCCCCAGAGAGATGCAGATCTTACTCTTTGGGGTGTTCACTCTGACCTATGCCCTGACTCTGGTAGGGAATGGGTCCATCATTTGTGCAGTAAAGTTAGATCAACACCTCCACACTCCCATGTATATTTTACTAGCCCACTTTTCTTTCTTGGAGATATGTTATGTTAACACCACAGTTCCTAATATGTTGGCAAATTTCCTTTCTGAAACCAAGACCATTTCCTTCACTGCTTGCTTTCTCcagttctactttttcttttctacagGTGTCACAGAGCCATTTTTCTTATCTCTCATGGCTTTTGATAGATACCTGGCCATTTGTCAGCCTCTGCATTACCCCACAATTATGACTGGACGTTTTTGTATCAAACTAGTGCTTTTTTGCTGGGTGACTGGCTTTCTCTGCTTTCCCATCCCTATCTATTTTATGTCTCAATTACCCTTCTGTGGTCCAAATGTCATTGATCACTTTATCTGTGATCCAGGACCCCTGATTTCTTTGATATGCATCCATGCTCCAGGAATTGAGCTTTCTTTTTCAATCATACCCTCTCTTGCCATCTTCCTCACTTTCCCTTTCATCCTTGGATCCTATACTCTGGTATTCAGAGCTGTATTACGAGTCCCTTCAGAAGCTGGAAGGAAGAAGGCTTTCTCCACTTGTGGGTCCCACCTGACTGTGGTCTCTCTgttctttggaactgtcttggtcATGTATATCACTCCCACATCAGGACATataaccacaacaaaaaagattatCACCTTGTTTTATTCAGTGTTTACCCCACTTGTGAATCCCCTGATTTACAGCCTTAGGAACAAAGAGATGAAGACTGCCCTAAGAAAAGTACAGATGAGCATGAAAATTCTTCTAAGTAAAtga